TCTTTACAAAAGTCTTTTACTTTGCACTTTTTAATTAAGGAGTAGTCTATTGAAATATCGTGATTTAACCTTGCTTGCTATCGATGAAATGTTTTCTCTTGGACTCACTAAGCAAAGAGCTGGAGAAGATTACTTGGTCTTTGCCTGTGATAGTTCAGCGAGTATCGGTGAAAAGGCTAATGACCAATTAGCCTCTCCTAATCCCTTAACCGCTCAAACTGCCTTACGGGTGCCTTTGATTGAGTTGCGAGCAGTGAATGCGGAACCGGTCTTGGCATTTTATTTGGTTAATAATGAAATGAATCCCACGGGACTTGCCTATCAAGAAGGCTTTCAAGCGGAACTCAACCGGGCCGGTTTTCCCCATATCCAAGTCAATGGCTCCACGGAAGAGAATATGTTAACCACTATGTCCGCTTTAGGGATCGTTTTGATGGGAAAGGCACAAAACGCTAAGGGCCTGTGGATTCGACGGGTTGTGAGTGGTGACCGGGTCTTTCAATTAAAACGTCCCCGTTGCGGCCAAGCTGTCCTTGATGAGATGGATAAGCTGGTTTCTTATCAGGACATTGATCGCTTGCTGGGGCGTCCGGACTTGGTTCATGAGATTTGTCCGATCGGGTCTAAGGGAGCCCTGAATGAAGCGGGACAAGTGGCTGACTGTAATCAATTAATCTTTAAGGTTAATCCTCAAGTGGAAGGTTTAAGCATTCACCAAGATTCAGCTGGACCCGCAACCGCCCTGGTTGTAGTAGGAACAGACCAATTGGAAAGTTTCCTAAAAGAGCATTTTGATGAAGTTTATGACCTGGGAGTGATGGTTTAATATGGGGGAAATTATTCTGATATCTGGAGCGGCCAAGAGTGGTAAGACCCAGTTAGCCGAAGAGATGGCCTTGGCCTCTTCCGCTAAGCGCCTTTGCTACATTGCTACCCAAGCCAACCAACACACGGATAAGGAGATGGAGCGGCGTATCCTGGCCCACCAAGCCAAGCGATCGCCCCGCTTTGAAACGGTCGAACGTTTTAACGACCTGCCGGACTGGATAGCTAGCCAGTCTTATGATGGCTATCTCTTGGATTGTGTGACTTTATGGCTAACCAATCTTTTCTTCGCTTATTTAGAAAAGCAGGGCATTGCAACGGAAGACTTTGATCAGAAGATCGCTAATCTTAAAGCCGAAGAGATTAGTGCCATTTCTGACTATTTCCAGCAAGAAGTTGTTGACCTGCTTCTAGCGGCTCAAAAGACTTCTGCCAGCTTATGGTTGGTGACCAATGAAACCGGTTGGGGCGTAACTCCGCCTAGTCAGTTGGGCCGTTTGTTTGTTGATTTTTACGGCCAAGTCAACCAGCAACTGGCTGCTGCTAGTGATGAGGTCTACTTAGCCATTATGGGACTAAAAAAACAGGTGAAGCCATGATTAAAGTTTTAATCATTTATTTTCAATTTTTTACCCGGATTCCTATTCCTATCGCCGTCGACCATCCGCTAGAGCGCTACCGTCGGGGGATATATTTACTACCGCTTTTTGGGGGCTTGCTCTTTAGTCTCTTGGCTTGCATTTATGCTCTCCTGGCTTATGTGTTACCAATCCATGTCGCCTGGTTGATGGTGGTTGTTTTTGAGACGGTAATCACCGGTGGCTTTCACCAGGACGCCTTGGCGGATACTTGTGATGGGATCTTCTCCGCTCGCAAAAAAGAGGATATGTTACGGATTATGAAGGATTCACGCTTAGGGGCCTTTGGTGGCATTGCCTTGATCTTTTATTATTTGTTATACTACGTGCTTGGGAGTGAGGTCCTGAATGGCCTTCCTGGATTAGGCTCTCAAATAGGGTTGATCATTAGTCTGGGACTGATTTCTCGTGCCATGCTTGCCTTAGGCCACTGGCAGCTGGTTTATTCAGGCTACAACCCCAATGGTATGGGGAAAATGATGGTAGGGACCCCCAAATGGGGAATCTTACTGGGCCAGTTGTTAACGCTGGTGATCTTGTTTTTCATTATTGGTGTCAAGAGCCTCTTGGCCTATGGGGTAACCACGCTGGTTGTCTTCCTTTACCGCCGCCATATTTATCATCTCTTAGGCGGAATGAGTGGAGACACGGTGGGGTGTATGGGACCTTTGAGTGAGGTCACTTTTCTTTTAGGCATACTGGCTTTAGGAGGGTTTTGATGGATCTTTATTTAGCCCGGCACGGCCAAAGCGTGCGCAATGTTGATGGTCAATTTTATGGCCGGCTTGACCCGCATTTAACCCCACTGGGACAACAACAAGCCCGGGCCTTGGGAAAGGCACTAAGAGGAAAAAGCATTGACCGTTTAGTGACCTCTAGAATGCAGCGGACCCAAGAAACTGCCCAGATTATTGCAGACAGCCTAAAAGCTGAAAATGATTTCCAGGCCTTTCCTTGGACTCGGGAAGTTGATTTGAACGAACGTGATTTGGGGGTCTGGGAAGGGAAAACGGCTCAAGAGATTGAAGCCATGGATCCTAAGACCTGGTGGGAATACATTGCCCAACCCTTTCTTACCACTCCGACTGGGGCAGAAAGCTATTTTGCCTTTAGAGATCGGGTCTTGAGGGCTCTATTAAGCGTCTTTAGCTCAGCTAGTCATGAGAGCAGCTATTTCTTACTGGGCCACCATGGTTGGTTGCGCTTATTGGTCAGTCGGCTCTTAAATTTGGACGTCAAATATTTTGATTGTCACTTTACCCAGGGAAGGATTTATCGTTATTCGATTGACCAGTCTTTATTTTTGGACCGGCTAGTTGAGGCTATTGAAGAGGGGGATGAAAAATGCCAAAACATGGTGGAAATTTAAAGGAACTTAGCCAGGAAATGGGCAGGGATATGACCCAGGCCTTGGACTTTTCCGCCAATATTAATCCCCTCGGCTTGCCCCAGGCCTTTAAGGAAGTCATTGTTTCCCATTTGGACCAGCTGGATCGCTATCCGGACTACACTTATCGGGACTTACGCCAAGCCCTGGCGGACTTTTATCAAGTGTCCTATGACCACTTACTGGTGGGCAATGGGGCCGCAGAATTGATTGACCTCTTGGCCTTTACCTTGCCATACCCGATGGTTACCATTGAACCTTGTTTTAATGAGTATGGGGCTAGTGCTAAGAAATATAAGCGCCCCCACTGGTCTTATCAGACCCAGGCAGAAGATGATTTTACCTTTAATTTAGAGGGCTTTTGGGCCTGGCTGGATACTCACCGTACCCGAGAGGCAGACCAGGCAGGGGTGTTTTCGGTCTGGCTCTGCCAACCTAATAATCCCACTGGGGCCTTGTATCCCCCCAACTTATTAAGGCGTTTATTAATTGGTGTCAGCGACCGCGGGGGGTTCTTAGTGGTGGATGAATCCTTTATTGATTTTCTTCCTGACCAGGTTGACTATTCGCTGCTAGGACAAGTAGAAAAAGAAGAAAATTTGGTGATTATTCGCTCCCTAACCAAGTTTTACGCCATACCCGCTCTTCGCCTAGGCGTAGCCATGACCAGTAACCAATCCTTCTTGGATGACTTAGAGGCGGCTCAGCTGACTTGGTCAGTCAACGGCTTAGCGGAAGCCTGTGGTCGAGAAATGCCTGACTTATCCGCTTACCGCCAAGACTCTTTGAATTATTTAGCAGAAGCTAAAAAAGACTTGCAGGCAGGATTGGAGAGTTTTTCGGCTTTGAAAGTCTTTCCTAGTGCTGCTAACTTCTTTTTAATCCAAGGACCCAATGACTTGGCCCAAAACTTATTGAAAAAGGGCATTGTTTTGCGTCAGACAAGTGATTTCAAGGGCTTGGGACCAGGTTACTACCGTTTGGCCGTTCGAACGAAGGAAGAAAACCAGGCTTTACTTCAAGCCTTGGCTGATATTTTATGAGTGAAATAAAGAAAGAGAGGTAAAGGATGCTTGCTATTTACCGTTTGCTGGCCTTTCTGTTAGATTTATGGCTAGCCGATCCCCCAAACTGGCCTCACCCGGTGAAATTCTATGGCCGCTTCATTCGTGGTTTTGAGAGACTTAGCCAGTTCGATAAGAAAAAGCCGATGACTCAAACTTTTTTAGGCGGGGTCTTAGTTTTCTTACTTTTAATCATCATTTTGCTGATTAGTTCTCTGCTACTTTACGGGGCTAAGCACTTGTCGCCCATCCTCTATGCGCTGGTATGGATCTATCTCACCTATACCTGCTTTGCCGTTAAGGGCTTAGCTGATGAGGCTAATGGGGTCTTAGAAGCGATGAAGGAAGGTGGTCTACAAGCGGGGCGTCGGCAACTGAGTCGGATTGTCGGGAGAGAAACCAGTCAGCTCAGTGAGGAAGAAGTTTACCAAGCCGTCATTGAGACTGTTGCTGAAAACTTAAGTGATGGCTTTGTGGCCCCCTTATTTTACGTGATCTTATTTGGCCCGGTGGGTGGTCTCCTCTATAAGGGAATTAATACCTTAGATTCGATGATTGCCTACTTGGATGACCGTTATCAATATTTTGGATATTTTGCGGCCAAGTTGGATGACTTGGCAAATTATATTCCAGCCCGACTTAGCTGTCTTTTGATTGTTTTAGCCAGTGGCCTTTTGGGCTTAGATATGGCTAATGCTTGGAAGATTAGTTTTCGGGATGGACGTGCCCATCGCAGCCCCAATGCGGGTTATCCAGAAGCAGCAGCTGCTGGGGCCTTGGGTGTTCAGCTGGGCGGAACCCATGTCTACCATGGCCAGTCCATTGAAAAACCAACCATTGGAGACCCACAAAAGTTGATCGGTCCCCAGCAGGTAAAAGCCAGTATTGCTTTATTATATACCAGTGCCAGTCTAGCCATGGCTTTGTCGATGTTGATGATGCTCATTAGTAGCTGATAGCCGCTAAGCCATGCTTTAGGATAAGCTGGATTCGTCCAGCGGAAAAAACAAAAATGAAACGAGGATTATTTATGAAAAATTTACATGCCAATATTTTAACTGCCTTACTTTTAGCTATTGCAACTATTGGAGCCAATGTTCACTTTCTAGGTAGTATCGCCTTAGACTCTTTTCCTGCCTTTCTTGGGGCAATTATTCTAGGTCCAGGCTATGGGTTCTTGCTAGGCCTCCTTTCTCATGGCTTAACCGCTCTCCTATCAGGTTTTCCGCTGACCCTACCTGCCCATATTATTATTGGAGTAATGATGGGACTTACCTGTTCAGTTTATGGCTATCTACGAGGAAAGGCTGGTAAGTCCATAGGAAAAATCCTGTTCAGTGATGCTGTTGCCTTAGTGTTTAATGTTTTACTGGCCCAATTAGCCTTAATCCCTCTTCTCGGTTGGCAAGCGATTTTAGCCATGGTAACGGGTGGGTTATTGCTAACTTTATTAATTGCTAGTGTGGTTAACTTAGTATTGGCTGAAGTGGTTTACCTTAGCCTCCCCGCTAAATTCTTAAACCCATTCATGAAAACAAAGACAAAATAGAGGAGTATCAAATGCATGCGAAGCTTACTGAAAGCGCTATTGATTAGCTTGCTATGTCTTTTTTTGGTCGCTTGTCAAGCGGGCCAAAGGAAAAACAGTGATCAGAATCAATCTAGCACTCCGTCAGTTAATCAGATCAATTTTCCTGCCAAGTACCCCTTAACGACCCTGGATAATCAAAAGGCTAATGATATTACCAGCCTGACCTACGCTAGCCAGGTCTTTGATGGACTTTATTGGCAGGATGAAAATAATGATTTACAGCCTAACCTGGCCCAGGATTTTCCTGAAGTCTCCCCCGACGGAAAGACCTACCAGATTAGCCTGCGCCAGGATGCCAAGTGGGAAAACGGGCAGCCGGTCACTGCCCATGATTTTGTCTATAGTTTTAGACGTTTAGTCAATCCCAAGACAGCAGCTCCCTATGCTAATTTAGCTGGTGGAATCCAAGGGGCAAAAGCCATTATGGCCGGGCAAGCCCCCCTAGACCAACTTGGGGTCAAGGCCTTGGATGACTATCAATTAGAAATCCAACTCGACTATCCCAACCCTAATTTCACCAAGATTTTAGCCTTTACTCCTTTCTATCCCGTCAATGAAGCCTATGTTAAGGCCCAAGGAAATCAGTATGGGCAAGATAGTGACCATGTCTTAGGCAATGGCCCCTTTGTCATCGAAAATTGGCAGGCCGGCCAAGACCAATGGGACTTGCGTAAGAGTGACCAATATAATCGTCACCCTGTCGCTATTGATGGAGTCAAAGTTCAGGTGATTAAGGAAGAGAACACTGGGGTGAATTTATTTGAATCGGGTCAGTTAGATCAAATGCCCCTTCATGGCCAGATTGCCAAGAATTATCAAGCCAAGGGGGAGGGAACTTTACAAGTCAAGGCTTGGACTGACTACCTGGAGTTTAACCACCAAGATACTGATTTATCGCAGCTTGATTTGCGCCAAGCCATTGCCTATGCCATCGATAGCCGCTCGGTTGAAGATCTCATTGGTGGGGGGGCTCAGGCCTTAAACACCTTTGTTCCTAGCCACTTAGTGGTTGACCCAGCGACGGGAGAAGATATCACCGACAGCCCAGCCATAGATGCT
This genomic stretch from Aerococcus mictus harbors:
- the cbiB gene encoding adenosylcobinamide-phosphate synthase CbiB, with the protein product MLAIYRLLAFLLDLWLADPPNWPHPVKFYGRFIRGFERLSQFDKKKPMTQTFLGGVLVFLLLIIILLISSLLLYGAKHLSPILYALVWIYLTYTCFAVKGLADEANGVLEAMKEGGLQAGRRQLSRIVGRETSQLSEEEVYQAVIETVAENLSDGFVAPLFYVILFGPVGGLLYKGINTLDSMIAYLDDRYQYFGYFAAKLDDLANYIPARLSCLLIVLASGLLGLDMANAWKISFRDGRAHRSPNAGYPEAAAAGALGVQLGGTHVYHGQSIEKPTIGDPQKLIGPQQVKASIALLYTSASLAMALSMLMMLISS
- a CDS encoding ECF transporter S component: MKNLHANILTALLLAIATIGANVHFLGSIALDSFPAFLGAIILGPGYGFLLGLLSHGLTALLSGFPLTLPAHIIIGVMMGLTCSVYGYLRGKAGKSIGKILFSDAVALVFNVLLAQLALIPLLGWQAILAMVTGGLLLTLLIASVVNLVLAEVVYLSLPAKFLNPFMKTKTK
- a CDS encoding histidine phosphatase family protein, whose translation is MDLYLARHGQSVRNVDGQFYGRLDPHLTPLGQQQARALGKALRGKSIDRLVTSRMQRTQETAQIIADSLKAENDFQAFPWTREVDLNERDLGVWEGKTAQEIEAMDPKTWWEYIAQPFLTTPTGAESYFAFRDRVLRALLSVFSSASHESSYFLLGHHGWLRLLVSRLLNLDVKYFDCHFTQGRIYRYSIDQSLFLDRLVEAIEEGDEKCQNMVEI
- a CDS encoding bifunctional adenosylcobinamide kinase/adenosylcobinamide-phosphate guanylyltransferase → MGEIILISGAAKSGKTQLAEEMALASSAKRLCYIATQANQHTDKEMERRILAHQAKRSPRFETVERFNDLPDWIASQSYDGYLLDCVTLWLTNLFFAYLEKQGIATEDFDQKIANLKAEEISAISDYFQQEVVDLLLAAQKTSASLWLVTNETGWGVTPPSQLGRLFVDFYGQVNQQLAAASDEVYLAIMGLKKQVKP
- a CDS encoding pyridoxal phosphate-dependent aminotransferase yields the protein MPKHGGNLKELSQEMGRDMTQALDFSANINPLGLPQAFKEVIVSHLDQLDRYPDYTYRDLRQALADFYQVSYDHLLVGNGAAELIDLLAFTLPYPMVTIEPCFNEYGASAKKYKRPHWSYQTQAEDDFTFNLEGFWAWLDTHRTREADQAGVFSVWLCQPNNPTGALYPPNLLRRLLIGVSDRGGFLVVDESFIDFLPDQVDYSLLGQVEKEENLVIIRSLTKFYAIPALRLGVAMTSNQSFLDDLEAAQLTWSVNGLAEACGREMPDLSAYRQDSLNYLAEAKKDLQAGLESFSALKVFPSAANFFLIQGPNDLAQNLLKKGIVLRQTSDFKGLGPGYYRLAVRTKEENQALLQALADIL
- the cobS gene encoding adenosylcobinamide-GDP ribazoletransferase, with translation MIKVLIIYFQFFTRIPIPIAVDHPLERYRRGIYLLPLFGGLLFSLLACIYALLAYVLPIHVAWLMVVVFETVITGGFHQDALADTCDGIFSARKKEDMLRIMKDSRLGAFGGIALIFYYLLYYVLGSEVLNGLPGLGSQIGLIISLGLISRAMLALGHWQLVYSGYNPNGMGKMMVGTPKWGILLGQLLTLVILFFIIGVKSLLAYGVTTLVVFLYRRHIYHLLGGMSGDTVGCMGPLSEVTFLLGILALGGF
- a CDS encoding peptide ABC transporter substrate-binding protein, whose amino-acid sequence is MRSLLKALLISLLCLFLVACQAGQRKNSDQNQSSTPSVNQINFPAKYPLTTLDNQKANDITSLTYASQVFDGLYWQDENNDLQPNLAQDFPEVSPDGKTYQISLRQDAKWENGQPVTAHDFVYSFRRLVNPKTAAPYANLAGGIQGAKAIMAGQAPLDQLGVKALDDYQLEIQLDYPNPNFTKILAFTPFYPVNEAYVKAQGNQYGQDSDHVLGNGPFVIENWQAGQDQWDLRKSDQYNRHPVAIDGVKVQVIKEENTGVNLFESGQLDQMPLHGQIAKNYQAKGEGTLQVKAWTDYLEFNHQDTDLSQLDLRQAIAYAIDSRSVEDLIGGGAQALNTFVPSHLVVDPATGEDITDSPAIDAWYDLDQAQEAFDRYKAANQKESLRLTLLANDDENSRKLSEYLKETLEQALDGLTIELQNVPKKNRIDRMNRQDFDFALTAWGADYDDPLAYYQNLKSDNSFNRGRYQNPELDRLITDLAFPYNQDRDRPYQVAQKIEELIKNQAVVVPLYQQNEWHLRSDRVQGIIYRPIGPEVDFRLASIQSN